The Brassica napus cultivar Da-Ae chromosome C7, Da-Ae, whole genome shotgun sequence genome has a segment encoding these proteins:
- the LOC106348600 gene encoding proteasome subunit beta type-3-A isoform X1, translating to MSIFEYNGSAVVAMVGKNCFAIASDRRLGVQLQTIATDFQRISKIHDRVFIGLSGLATDVQTLYQRLVFRHKLYQLREERDMKPETFASLVSAILYEKRFGPYLCQPVIAGLGEDDKPFICTMDSIGAKELAKDFVVSGTASESLYGACEAMYKPDMEAEELFETISQALLSSVDRDCLSGWGGHVYVVTPNEIKERILKGRMD from the exons ATGTCG ATCTTCGAGTACAATGGAAGTGCAGTTGTAGCTATGGTGGGGAAGAACTGCTTCGCCATCGCCAGTGATCGAAGGCTCGGTGTGCAGCTTCAGACAATCGCCACCGATTTCCAGAGAATCTCCAAGATCCACGATCGCGTCTTCATCGGACTCTCTGGTCTCGCCACCGATGTTCAAACACT GTACCAGCGCTTGGTGTTTCGCCATAAGCTGTACCAGCTTCGTGAGGAGAGAGACATGAAGCCTGAAACTTTCGCCAGTCTCGTCTCTGCCATTCTTTACGAGAAGAG ATTTGGTCCTTACTTATGCCAACCAGTGATTGCTGGACTGGGAGAAGATGACAAGCCCTTCATCTGCACCATGGACTCCATTGGAGCCAA ggAGTTGGCTAAAGATTTTGTTGTATCCGGAACTGCTTCAGAATCACTTTATGGTGCCTGCGAAGCTATGTACAAGCCTGATATG GAAGCGGAGGAACTGTTTGAGACGATATCGCAAGCACTTCTATCGTCAGTTGACCGTGATTGTCTGAGTGGTTGGGGAGGTCATGTCTACGTTGT AACACCAAATGAGATTAAAGAGAGGATCCTAAAGGGAAGGATGGATTAA
- the LOC106348600 gene encoding proteasome subunit beta type-3-A isoform X2, whose translation MQIFEYNGSAVVAMVGKNCFAIASDRRLGVQLQTIATDFQRISKIHDRVFIGLSGLATDVQTLYQRLVFRHKLYQLREERDMKPETFASLVSAILYEKRFGPYLCQPVIAGLGEDDKPFICTMDSIGAKELAKDFVVSGTASESLYGACEAMYKPDMEAEELFETISQALLSSVDRDCLSGWGGHVYVVTPNEIKERILKGRMD comes from the exons ATGCAGATCTTCGAGTACAATGGAAGTGCAGTTGTAGCTATGGTGGGGAAGAACTGCTTCGCCATCGCCAGTGATCGAAGGCTCGGTGTGCAGCTTCAGACAATCGCCACCGATTTCCAGAGAATCTCCAAGATCCACGATCGCGTCTTCATCGGACTCTCTGGTCTCGCCACCGATGTTCAAACACT GTACCAGCGCTTGGTGTTTCGCCATAAGCTGTACCAGCTTCGTGAGGAGAGAGACATGAAGCCTGAAACTTTCGCCAGTCTCGTCTCTGCCATTCTTTACGAGAAGAG ATTTGGTCCTTACTTATGCCAACCAGTGATTGCTGGACTGGGAGAAGATGACAAGCCCTTCATCTGCACCATGGACTCCATTGGAGCCAA ggAGTTGGCTAAAGATTTTGTTGTATCCGGAACTGCTTCAGAATCACTTTATGGTGCCTGCGAAGCTATGTACAAGCCTGATATG GAAGCGGAGGAACTGTTTGAGACGATATCGCAAGCACTTCTATCGTCAGTTGACCGTGATTGTCTGAGTGGTTGGGGAGGTCATGTCTACGTTGT AACACCAAATGAGATTAAAGAGAGGATCCTAAAGGGAAGGATGGATTAA
- the BNAC07G14290D gene encoding uncharacterized protein BNAC07G14290D, producing MVELDSESPFKRPGAVPFNWEIRPGIPKTRTQPDDDGPTLLKPPKKLSTLRMTKLPPSLSSSPAVSPFAPPPPSSFKIKPRQDSRSSGPPPAPYWRCSSARATTRDSGTATNWRRWSLLKPLLRFKKSKTRDVKNNTGLDSTTTTSSESDVFYDAETKSFSSSEESSSLSSPFRVKHNESDLSSAEKRIILMMERDRLDWDVVL from the coding sequence ATGGTTGAATTAGATAGTGAAAGTCCTTTCAAGAGACCCGGAGCAGTGCCTTTTAACTGGGAGATCCGACCCGGTATACCCAAGACCCGAACCCAACCCGATGACGATGGTCCCACTCTCCTTAAACCTCCCAAGAAACTTTCTACTCTCCGAATGACAAAACTTCCACCGTCTCTGTCGTCTTCTCCTGCGGTCTCTCCCtttgctcctcctcctccttcgtCTTTCAAGATCAAACCGCGTCAAGATTCCCGCTCTTCAGGACCACCACCGGCTCCATATTGGCGATGTTCATCAGCTCGAGCAACAACACGCGACTCCGGTACTGCTACTAATTGGCGACGGTGGAGTCTTCTCAAGCCATTGCTTCGGTTCAAGAAGAGTAAGACCCGCGACGTGAAAAACAACACCGGTTTGGATTCGACGACGACGACGTCATCGGAATCTGACGTTTTCTATGACGCAGAAACGAAGTCGTTTTCGTCATCGGAGGAGTCGTCGTCATTGTCTTCGCCTTTTCGTGTGAAACATAACGAGTCTGATTTAAGCTCTGCTGAGAAAAGAATCATATTAATGATGGAACGTGACCGCCTCGATTGGGATGTGGTACTCTAG
- the LOC106348601 gene encoding auxilin-related protein 1 isoform X2: protein MDEFGVLTERYGIKPQGKSAPMAASKRPPNNAPSWKNLGGVNPKSTSYSSNKVSVNDDDIFFTSSSTNRNGSSSGGFDDFDVFGGGLNKPDTKSSSLNDDDLMFSTNFGMKTSSSSSSSSAQGFADVDLFGAVPVSNSSVGNDDIFGAFSQDAAGVDDLLGGFGLESKTSSGKNGFDELIPGFGGSSQTTSSKTTASSNFADADPFVVLESTTSAPHSSSGLFVDPLDVFAASVTSQGKKPSQSSSTKLKPPPKPTPKVDRGLSSIDELEDFAMGSTSTTMRRSASASDTASKFREAEDAGTKTKQFGVDDLDSFFSAGHRSSSVPKSRATTEATRKQAAVNVPKKTPNGVSSAKKPPPPANLVDDFSALFGGDPIFREFEEIPGESDERRKARWDREQRTKSRVAQAVADMNSRDHQSRIEQEHRTRISESVDAEIRRWATGKEGNMRALLSSLQIVLWPGCGWEAVSLTDLITSSAVKKVYRKATLYVHPDKVQQKGATLEQKFIAEKVFDILKEAWNKFNKEELS from the exons ATGGACGAGTTTGGTGTTCTCACGGAGCGTTACGGGATAAAGCCCCAAGGAAAATCTGCTCCCATGGCTGCCTCCAAGCGTCCTCCCAACAATGCCCCGAGCTGGAAGAATCTCGGTGGTGTTAATCCCAAATCGACGTCGTATTCTTCCAATAAGGTATCTGTCAACGACGACGATATCTTCTTCACGTCGAGCTCTACTAACAGGAACGGATCGAGCTCTGGTGGATTCGACGATTTCGATGTCTTTGGTGGTGGGTTGAACAAGCCTGATACCAAGTCTTCGTCTTTAAACGACGACGATTTGATGTTCTCCACCAACTTTGGGATGaagacatcttcttcttcttcttcttcttcagcgcAGGGTTTTGCTGACGTTGATTTGTTTGGTGCTGTGCCTGTCTCTAATAGCTCTGTTGGAAATGATGATATATTTGGGGCGTTCTCGCAAGATGCTGCTGGGGTTGATGATTTGCTGGGTGGGTTTGGTCTTGAATCCAAGACTAGTTCTGGGAAGAATGGTTTTGATGAGTTGATTCCTGGTTTTGGTGGGAGTTCTCAAACCACTAGCAG caagactACCGCATCATCGAACTTTGCTGATGCTGACCCTTTTGTGGTTCTAGAATCAACTACCTCTGCACCACATTCTTCTTCGGGTCTGTTCGTGGATCCGCTTGATGTGTTTGCTGCTTCCGTCACTTCTCAGGGGAAAAAACCATCACAGTCTTCTTCTACAAAACTCAAGCCTCCCCCTAAACCAACCCCAAAAGTCGACAGAG GATTGTCTTCAATTGACGAGCTCGAAGACTTTGCCATGGGTAGTACTAGTACTACCATGCGGCGTAGTGCCTCCGCCTCTGACACTGCTAGTAAATTCAGAGAAGCTGAAGATGCTGGAACAAAGACAAAACAGTTTGGTGTAGATGATCTTGACTCCTTTTTCAGCGCTGGGCATCGGTCCAGCAGTGTACCAAAGTCCCGGGCCACAACTGAA GCAACTCGCAAGCAAGCAGCAGTCAACGTGCCCAAAAAGACGCCTAATGGGGTTTCTAGTGCCAAGAAGCCTCCTCCTCCAGCAAACCTGGTGGATGACTTTTCTGCACTTTTTGGAG gGGATCCTATATTTAGAGAATTTGAGGAGATCCCAGGGGAAAGCGATGAGCGAAGAAAGGCCAGATGGGATCGTGAACAGAGAACAAAGAGCCGTGTG GCACAAGCTGTAGCTGATATGAATAGCCGTGATCATCAATCTCGGATTGAACAAGAACATAGAACT AGGATTTCTGAGAGTGTTGATGCTGAGATAAGGCGTTGGGCGACTGGGAAAGAAGGAAACATGCGTGCGCTGTTATCTTCCTTGCAAATC GTACTCTGGCCTGGATGTGGTTGGGAAGCTGTTTCTCTGACAGATTTGATCACTTCTTCAGCAGTCAAGAAAGTCTATAGGAAGGCAACGCTGTATGTACATCCCGATAAAGTTCAGCAGAAAGGAGCCACCCTTGAACAAAAGTTTATAGCCGAAAAGGTTTTTGACATTTTGAAG GAAGCATGGAATAAGTTCAACAAAGAGGAACTCTCTTAA
- the LOC106348601 gene encoding auxilin-related protein 2 isoform X1 has product MDEFGVLTERYGIKPQGKSAPMAASKRPPNNAPSWKNLGGVNPKSTSYSSNKVSVNDDDIFFTSSSTNRNGSSSGGFDDFDVFGGGLNKPDTKSSSLNDDDLMFSTNFGMKTSSSSSSSSAQGFADVDLFGAVPVSNSSVGNDDIFGAFSQDAAGVDDLLGGFGLESKTSSGKNGFDELIPGFGGSSQTTSSKTTASSNFADADPFVVLESTTSAPHSSSGLFVDPLDVFAASVTSQGKKPSQSSSTKLKPPPKPTPKVDRVKSSGLSSIDELEDFAMGSTSTTMRRSASASDTASKFREAEDAGTKTKQFGVDDLDSFFSAGHRSSSVPKSRATTEATRKQAAVNVPKKTPNGVSSAKKPPPPANLVDDFSALFGGDPIFREFEEIPGESDERRKARWDREQRTKSRVAQAVADMNSRDHQSRIEQEHRTRISESVDAEIRRWATGKEGNMRALLSSLQIVLWPGCGWEAVSLTDLITSSAVKKVYRKATLYVHPDKVQQKGATLEQKFIAEKVFDILKEAWNKFNKEELS; this is encoded by the exons ATGGACGAGTTTGGTGTTCTCACGGAGCGTTACGGGATAAAGCCCCAAGGAAAATCTGCTCCCATGGCTGCCTCCAAGCGTCCTCCCAACAATGCCCCGAGCTGGAAGAATCTCGGTGGTGTTAATCCCAAATCGACGTCGTATTCTTCCAATAAGGTATCTGTCAACGACGACGATATCTTCTTCACGTCGAGCTCTACTAACAGGAACGGATCGAGCTCTGGTGGATTCGACGATTTCGATGTCTTTGGTGGTGGGTTGAACAAGCCTGATACCAAGTCTTCGTCTTTAAACGACGACGATTTGATGTTCTCCACCAACTTTGGGATGaagacatcttcttcttcttcttcttcttcagcgcAGGGTTTTGCTGACGTTGATTTGTTTGGTGCTGTGCCTGTCTCTAATAGCTCTGTTGGAAATGATGATATATTTGGGGCGTTCTCGCAAGATGCTGCTGGGGTTGATGATTTGCTGGGTGGGTTTGGTCTTGAATCCAAGACTAGTTCTGGGAAGAATGGTTTTGATGAGTTGATTCCTGGTTTTGGTGGGAGTTCTCAAACCACTAGCAG caagactACCGCATCATCGAACTTTGCTGATGCTGACCCTTTTGTGGTTCTAGAATCAACTACCTCTGCACCACATTCTTCTTCGGGTCTGTTCGTGGATCCGCTTGATGTGTTTGCTGCTTCCGTCACTTCTCAGGGGAAAAAACCATCACAGTCTTCTTCTACAAAACTCAAGCCTCCCCCTAAACCAACCCCAAAAGTCGACAGAG TTAAGAGTTCAGGATTGTCTTCAATTGACGAGCTCGAAGACTTTGCCATGGGTAGTACTAGTACTACCATGCGGCGTAGTGCCTCCGCCTCTGACACTGCTAGTAAATTCAGAGAAGCTGAAGATGCTGGAACAAAGACAAAACAGTTTGGTGTAGATGATCTTGACTCCTTTTTCAGCGCTGGGCATCGGTCCAGCAGTGTACCAAAGTCCCGGGCCACAACTGAA GCAACTCGCAAGCAAGCAGCAGTCAACGTGCCCAAAAAGACGCCTAATGGGGTTTCTAGTGCCAAGAAGCCTCCTCCTCCAGCAAACCTGGTGGATGACTTTTCTGCACTTTTTGGAG gGGATCCTATATTTAGAGAATTTGAGGAGATCCCAGGGGAAAGCGATGAGCGAAGAAAGGCCAGATGGGATCGTGAACAGAGAACAAAGAGCCGTGTG GCACAAGCTGTAGCTGATATGAATAGCCGTGATCATCAATCTCGGATTGAACAAGAACATAGAACT AGGATTTCTGAGAGTGTTGATGCTGAGATAAGGCGTTGGGCGACTGGGAAAGAAGGAAACATGCGTGCGCTGTTATCTTCCTTGCAAATC GTACTCTGGCCTGGATGTGGTTGGGAAGCTGTTTCTCTGACAGATTTGATCACTTCTTCAGCAGTCAAGAAAGTCTATAGGAAGGCAACGCTGTATGTACATCCCGATAAAGTTCAGCAGAAAGGAGCCACCCTTGAACAAAAGTTTATAGCCGAAAAGGTTTTTGACATTTTGAAG GAAGCATGGAATAAGTTCAACAAAGAGGAACTCTCTTAA
- the LOC106348603 gene encoding keratinocyte-associated protein 2, translated as MAAGPGGGRSMLGSMLLFTVVLSLQEVYRGKLASSELFTILGGFTSSLLFLFSLTFIGNLQESSGTKSSWGAVVIAEIIALVAASTVHRVCITTCFLFSAGLLYEMNKISGYMLSESKSKKH; from the exons ATGGCGGCGGGACCGGGAGGTGGAAGATCGATGCTTGGATCCATGCTTCTGTTTACGGTGGTCCTCTCGCTTCAAGAAGTGTATAGAGGGAAATTAGCTTCTTCGGAGCTGTTCACGATCCTTGGAGGCTTCACTAGCTCactcctctttctcttctctctcaca TTCATAGGAAATCTCCAGGAGTCTTCTGGCACGAAGAGTAGCTGGGGTGCAG TGGTTATTGCGGAGATCATAGCTCTTGTAGCTGCTAGCACGGTGCATCGAGTTTGTATTACAACCTG TTTTTTGTTCTCTGCTGGGCTGTTATACGAGATGAACAAGATCTCTGGATACATGCTCTCTGagtcaaaatctaaaaaacatTGA
- the LOC106348602 gene encoding uncharacterized calcium-binding protein C800.10c: MAAPRPTGSQDLFDTYFRRADLDGDGRISGAEAVAFFQGSSLPKNVLAQVWSYADAKKAGYLGRAEFYNALKLVTVAQSRRELTPEIVKAAIYSPASANIPAPKINLAATPSPQPRGVVPATQAQGATSMPSSVAAGVRGGQMGGTVSTSNQQVVPGQQNQFNGPRLAQPPQNFQSQGMPAGAPRTAPNSVTNHIPTPHMTTAVISSTTARPQESAPVHKPQDSSAPSGARALDATSNQLVGKDPKELAASGNGFASDSLFGDVFAVASTEPKQLTTGTTSTVAISSVSSGTVVAPGVAQSVVRTSSIPQHGSLGQHPVGVQNQLAGQISQPFAPSGAASGTTGSTVGVGMSASSQMTQRQSQPRPQYQPQPQHQPHSQPHHQPHHQPHHQPQPLTHHQPHHQPRPRPQHQPHSHSQAPWPKMTPADVQKYTKVFVQVDTDRDGKITGNQARNLFFSWRLPQEALKQVWYLSDQDNDSMLSLREFCIAVYLMERYREGRPLPPVFPSTIISSESMFTSPGQSVAPHGNASWGHPHGVQHHQHHGGSRPPAIPKGKPPRPVPLSPSDGMVQPTQPKRKMPELEKYLVDQLSKEEQDSLNSKFEEATAIDKKVDELEKEIADSKQKIEFFHAKMQELVLYKSRCDNRYNEITERVSGDKRELESLAKKYEEKYKKSGNVGSKLTIEEATFRDIQEKKMELYQAIVKFEEGKLDDGVVKERTEHIQSGLEELIRNLNERCKQYGVRGKPTTLVELPFGWQPGIQEGAADWDEEWDKLEEEGFVFVKELTLDVQNIIAPPKEKSSAWEKEITASSNEGEDISSSDVESKAEKKPSSDEEASEKDPASADGKKDRNGSLDDSNVRKGIEADDSPRTKDTRSENGHDDGESTASTGKTVNYDSHDETDSVSSFNPDNGKDKDHEKHDSGFGFGFGFDDFSIKPIKTGSTLSNDFLPPKLSIFSDSVSSPSANANDGFTAKPSLFADSVPSTPATTTASYSGNKSYFDDSVPSTPAYAGKSFFDDSVPSTPAYPGNLFPEKKSFFDDSVPSTPAYSTSDLGGKPFASETPRSDNLFPGRSPFMFDSVPSTPAAHDDFSSNTFSRFDSFNSNNNDAFSLSRSDSMRSTSEPDPFASRFDSFNYQSYDSSSNNYAAETPKASLTRFDSIGSTRDADYSHGFGFDDHDPFGSTGPFKTTTNTAETPRSSDHWNAF, encoded by the exons ATGGCGGCGCCGAGGCCGACGGGGAGCCAGGATCTGTTCGATACGTATTTCAGGAGAGCAGATTTGGACGGAGATGGTCGTATCAGTGGTGCTGAGGCTGTCGCTTTCTTCCAAGGCTCCAGTTTGCCTAAGAACGTCCTTGCTCAG GTATGGTCCTACGCGGATGCAAAAAAGGCTGGTTACCTTGGTCGAGCGGAGTTCTACAATGCTTTAAAGTTGGTAACTGTGGCACAAAGTAGACGGGAATTGACGCCTGAGATAGTGAAGGCTGCAATTTATAGTCCTGCTTCAGCTAATATCCCTGCTCCCAAGATAAATCTTGCTGCAACACCCTCTCCCCAGCCCAGGGGAGTTGTGCCTGCTACACAAGCTCAGGGAGCTACATCGATGCCATCATCAGTAGCGGCTGGTGTGAGAGGAGGCCAAATGGGCGGAACCGTAAGCACTAGTAATCAACAAGTAGTCCCGGGCCAGCAGAATCAATTTAATGGCCCACGCCTGGCTCAACCAccgcaaaactttcaaagcCAGGGTATGCCAGCTGGTGCGCCTCGTACTGCACCTAATTCAGTTACCAACCATATACCAACACCGCATATGACAACTGCAGTAATAAGCTCTACAACAGCTAGACCTCAAGAATCAGCGCCTGTGCACAAGCCCCAAGATTCATCTGCTCCTTCAGGTGCTCGTGCTCTAGATGCGACATCCAATCAATTGGTAGGCAAGGATCCCAAGGAACTGGCGGCATCAGGAAACGGTTTTGCCTCTGACTCACTTTTCGGAGATGTGTTTGCAGTTGCTTCCACGGAGCCAAAACAACTTACTACTGGAACTACGTCGACAGTGGCCATCTCATCTGTTTCTTCTGGAACTGTTGTGGCTCCTGGGGTTGCACAGTCTGTAGTTAGGACAAGTTCAATTCCGCAACATGGCTCTTTGGGACAGCATCCTGTTGGGGTTCAGAATCAGCTTGCTGGACAAATAAGCCAGCCATTTGCTCCCTCCGGTGCAGCTTCTGGTACAACTGGCTCTACTGTTGGAGTTGGAATGTCAGCTTCTAGTCAGATGACCCAGCGTCAGTCTCAGCCCCGACCCCAATACCAACCCCAGCCTCAACACCAACCTCATTCCCAGCCTCACCACCAACCTCACCATCAACCTCACCACCAACCTCAGCCCCTAACTCACCACCAACCCCACCACCAGCCCCGACCTCGACCCCAACACCAACCCCACTCCCACTCACAAGCCCCTTGGCCAAAAATGACTCCAGCTGATGTCCAGAAATATACCAAAGTTTTTGTGCAAGTTGACACTGATAGGGACGGAAAGATTACCGGGAACCAGGCTCGCAATCTGTTCTTCAGTTGGAGGCTCCCGCAAG AGGCTTTGAAGCAGGTTTGGTATTTATCCGATCAAGATAATGATAGCATGCTCTCACTAAGGGAATTTTGTATTGCTGTCTATCTAATGGAGCGTTATAGAGAGGGCCGACCTCTTCCCCCAGTGTTCCCAAGCACCATAATATCTAGTGAGAGCATGTTTACCTCTCCTGGTCAATCTGTGGCACCACATGGCAATGCGTCCTGGGGACATCCACATG GTGTCCAACATCATCAACATCATGGGGGTTCGAGGCCACCAGCTATTCCCAAAGGAAAGCCTCCGAGACCGGTTCCTCTCTCACCTAGTGATGGAATGGTCCAGCCCACTCAGCCAAAGCGTAAGATGCCGGAGCTGGAAAAATATCTGGTGGATCAACTTAGTAAAGAGGAGCAGGATTCACTCAACTCGAAGTTTGAAGAAGCAACTGCCATTGATAAAAAG GTGGATGAACTTGAAAAAGAAATAGCTGATTCCAAGCAAAAAATCGAGTTCTTCCATGCTAAGATGCAGGAACTT GTTTTATATAAGAGCAGATGTGACAACAGGTACAATGAAATTACGGAGAGAGTCTCGGGTGATAAACGTGAG CTTGAATCTCTAGCAAAGAAATATGAGGAGAAATACAAGAAGTCTGGCAATGTAGGCTCTAAATTGACTATTGAAGAGGCCACGTTCCGTGATATACAG GAGAAGAAAATGGAATTGTACCAGGCAATAGTCAAATTTGAAGAAGGCAAGCTTGATGATGGTGTTGTTAAG GAGCGCACTGAACACATCCAATCAGGCCTTGAGGAACTgattagaaatttgaatgagCGCTGCAAACAATATGGAGTACGTGGCAAACCCACTACTCTGGTGGAACTTCCTTTTG GTTGGCAGCCTGGAATCCAGGAAGGTGCTGCGGATTGGGATGAAGAATGGGATAAGCTAGAGGAGGAAG GGTTTGTCTTTGTGAAGGAGCTTACACTTGATGTTCAAAACATCATAGCCCCTCCAAAGGAAAAATCATCGGCTTGGGAGAAAGAAATTACTGCCTCTTCAAATGAAGGTGAAGACATTTCATCCTCAGATGTTGAGTCTAAAGCAGAGAAAAAGCCAAGCAGTGATGAAGAGGCTTCTGAAAAGGATCCAGCATCTGCAGACGGTAAAAAGGATAGAAACGGATCTCTGGATGACTCTAATGTTAGAAAGGGTATTGAAGCTGACGATTCACCCCGAACCAAAGATACGAGGAG TGAAAATGGCCATGATGATGGTGAATCGACTGCTTCTACTGGCAAAACTGTAAACTATGACTCTCACGATGAGACGGATTCAGTTTCAAGCTTCAACCCTGACAACGGAAAG GACAAGGATCATGAGAAGCATGATAGTGGCTTTGGATTCGGGTTCGGATTCGATGACTTCAGCATTAAGCCTATAAAAACTGGCTCCACCCTATCAAACGACTTCCTCCCTCCAAAGCTATCTATATTTTCTGACTCTGTCTCAAGCCCGTCGGCAAATGCAAACGACGGTTTCACTGCAAAACCTTCCTTGTTTGCTGATTCAGTCCCTAGCACTCCAGCTACAACAACTGCCTCTTACTCAGGCAATAAATCGTACTTCGACGACTCGGTTCCGAGCACTCCTGCTTACGCAGGTAAATCGTTCTTCGACGACTCGGTTCCAAGCACTCCTGCTTATCCTGGAAACTTGTTTCCCGAAAAGAAATCGTTTTTTGACGACTCTGTCCCAAGCACTCCTGCTTATAGCACGTCTGATTTAGGCGGGAAGCCGTTTGCATCAGAGACTCCTCGTTCAGACAACTTGTTCCCAGGGAGAAGTCCCTTCATGTTCGACTCTGTCCCAAGCACACCTGCCGCACACGATGACTTCTCTTCCAACACCTTCTCCCGCTTCGACTCATTCAACAGCAACAATAATGACGCTTTCTCTCTATCACGCTCAGACTCGATGCGCAGCACAAGCGAGCCAGACCCATTCGCGTCCAGGTTTGATTCATTCAACTATCAGAGCTACGATTCATCTAGCAACAACTACGCGGCCGAGACACCTAAAGCCTCGTTGACGAGATTCGATTCAATTGGAAGTACTAGAGACGCTGATTACAGTCACGGGTTTGGGTTTGATGACCATGACCCGTTCGGTTCTACCGGACCATTCAAAACAACGACAAATACAGCAGAGACACCACGTAGCTCTGATCATTGGAATGCTTTCTAG